A segment of the Candidatus Neomarinimicrobiota bacterium genome:
ATAATGGGAAAGGCCTGCCACCAGAATTTGATTTCAAAACAGCAAAGAGTCTGGGAGTTCGCATGATCCACATGTTGATCGAGGATCAACTTGGTGGTACGGTTCAGGTTGAGTCCAATAGTGGTACACACTACCATCTTGAATTTCCATATGAACCGGTGTAGATCGAGGTGTGCGAACTATTTCAGCATCAATATTTTATTGACTTCGCGGTAGTTGCCACTTTCCAGAACCACCAGGTAAGTGCCTGAGGCCATGGGTTTTCCCTGGTCATCCAGGCTATTCCATTCCACCTGATGATAACCCTGAGATAAATTCTGATCCACCAGGGTCCGAACGATTTGATTCCGTAAATTGTAAACGTTGATCTTGACATGACTGACTTCAGGTACACCAAAGCCTATGGTGGTTACCGGATTAAATGGATTGGGATAGTTTTGACTGAGAGAGAATGATTGAGGCAACAGCTGATCGCGATCAACATTAACCGCTTCAGATACTTTTATCGCGAAGGTATCCAGTGATGCAGTCCAGCCCCAGGCATCATAAGCAATGACATGCCAGTCTAACCAAACCTCTCGTGGTAATTCTTCAACATTGAATACTTCTGTATTACTCATTGGCGTCCAGGAAGTAATGAGAGTCTCCCCTTCTTTTATATACAGAGAATACGTGATGGGGTCAGCCTCTGGATCAACTGGCACCTCCCAACTAAACTCAATATCAGTAGCATCTACCTCGACGATATATCTACCATCTTCGGGTGTAATCAATCCAAATGCATCTGGTGGGTCATTCACTGCTGTTACTTCAATATAGACCCAGGCACTATCCATACTGTATTCAGTGGATAACTCGTATTGGAAGGAATCCTGTCCAAAGAAATTTTCAGGTGGGATATATCGGAAAGCAGATGGATATAGTACCTCAAGATATCCATGAATAGGATCTTCAATTATGTTTGTCGTTGCGACAACATCTTCACCAATAACATCATTTTCCAATACTGCAATGGTTGAACCTTCCTCATCTTCAATTTGGACAGTATAATCATCGACTGCATCCAGATAGCTTATTGGATTCGTCCCTGAGAATTGATAGGGCTCCCCCACTGTTCCAACTGCGTCTCCACTTTCAAAGTTGAGCGTCTGATCCAGATCAACGACGTTTCCAACCTCACTATCCCAGGCTTTGAAGGTCAGATCAAGTCCCGAATCGTTGCTGTACACCATGAGGAAATGCATATATATCTCACCCACCAGAATTGGCTCAGAAACACCTCGGCATTCTTCATTGTAAAATACAGCCAGAGCATCAGCTGCATTACCAGATGTTTCTCCATTGATTTCAACAATAGAGGTAACCGTCATGGTATGTTCATAATCCGGTGGATTGATCACCCACTCGGCGGGGTATTGGGCTTGGAGAGCGGTGAATAGAAGTCC
Coding sequences within it:
- a CDS encoding FlgD immunoglobulin-like domain containing protein, producing MQRTITILGLLFTALQAQYPAEWVINPPDYEHTMTVTSIVEINGETSGNAADALAVFYNEECRGVSEPILVGEIYMHFLMVYSNDSGLDLTFKAWDSEVGNVVDLDQTLNFESGDAVGTVGEPYQFSGTNPISYLDAVDDYTVQIEDEEGSTIAVLENDVIGEDVVATTNIIEDPIHGYLEVLYPSAFRYIPPENFFGQDSFQYELSTEYSMDSAWVYIEVTAVNDPPDAFGLITPEDGRYIVEVDATDIEFSWEVPVDPEADPITYSLYIKEGETLITSWTPMSNTEVFNVEELPREVWLDWHVIAYDAWGWTASLDTFAIKVSEAVNVDRDQLLPQSFSLSQNYPNPFNPVTTIGFGVPEVSHVKINVYNLRNQIVRTLVDQNLSQGYHQVEWNSLDDQGKPMASGTYLVVLESGNYREVNKILMLK